A DNA window from Methylocystis heyeri contains the following coding sequences:
- a CDS encoding aminotransferase class V-fold PLP-dependent enzyme, whose protein sequence is MSNSRIPGRNFLFVPGPTNLPDRVQRAMMVASEDHRSPTFPDLVKPLFPQLKKVFETDAGHAFIFPASGTGGWEAAITNTLSPGDKVLAQRFGQFSHLWIDLCGRLGLEVIKQECPWGTGNDPEKIEEALRADKNHEIKAVLATHNETATGVTSDIGAVRKAIDNAKHPALLFVDGVSSVASLPFHMDKWGVDVIVSGSQKGFMLPAGLALMAASPKAIEAGKKNSSRRAYFEFQDMIKNNETGYFPYTPSIPLLHGLKEALAILFEEGLDQVYKRHHHLAEGVRAAVGAWGLKPCAKEAKWNSDTVTAIVVPEGYDAAKVISTAYKRYNLALGAGLSEVAGKVFRIGHLGDLNELMLLGAIAGAEMAMLDNGIKIQPGSGVAAAQAVYRADPLLKA, encoded by the coding sequence ATGTCGAATTCCAGAATTCCCGGCCGCAATTTTCTTTTCGTGCCGGGTCCGACCAACCTGCCGGATCGCGTGCAGCGCGCGATGATGGTCGCGTCGGAGGATCACCGTTCGCCGACCTTCCCCGATCTCGTGAAGCCGCTCTTCCCGCAGCTCAAGAAGGTCTTCGAGACCGACGCCGGCCACGCCTTCATTTTCCCGGCGTCCGGCACCGGCGGCTGGGAAGCGGCGATCACCAACACGCTCTCGCCCGGCGACAAGGTTCTCGCCCAGCGTTTCGGCCAGTTTTCTCATCTGTGGATCGACCTCTGCGGCCGTCTCGGCCTCGAAGTGATCAAGCAGGAATGCCCGTGGGGCACCGGCAACGATCCGGAGAAGATCGAAGAGGCGCTCCGCGCCGACAAGAACCACGAGATCAAGGCCGTTCTCGCCACCCATAACGAGACCGCCACCGGCGTGACCTCGGACATCGGCGCGGTGCGCAAGGCCATCGACAACGCCAAGCATCCGGCCCTGCTGTTCGTCGACGGCGTGTCCTCGGTCGCTTCGCTGCCCTTCCACATGGACAAGTGGGGCGTCGACGTCATCGTTTCGGGTTCGCAGAAGGGCTTCATGCTGCCGGCCGGCCTCGCGCTGATGGCGGCGAGCCCCAAGGCGATCGAGGCGGGCAAGAAGAACAGCTCGCGTCGCGCCTATTTCGAATTCCAGGACATGATCAAGAACAACGAGACCGGCTATTTCCCCTATACGCCGTCGATCCCGCTGCTCCATGGCCTCAAGGAAGCTCTCGCGATCCTGTTCGAAGAAGGCCTCGATCAGGTCTACAAGCGCCACCATCACCTCGCCGAGGGCGTGCGCGCCGCGGTCGGAGCCTGGGGCCTGAAGCCCTGCGCCAAGGAAGCCAAGTGGAATTCGGACACCGTGACCGCCATCGTCGTGCCGGAAGGCTATGACGCGGCCAAGGTCATCTCGACCGCCTACAAGCGCTATAACCTCGCGCTCGGCGCCGGCCTCTCCGAGGTCGCGGGCAAGGTGTTCCGCATCGGCCATCTCGGCGACCTCAACGAGCTGATGCTGCTCGGCGCCATCGCCGGCGCGGAAATGGCCATGCTCGACAACGGCATCAAGATCCAGCCCGGCTCCGGCGTCGCCGCCGCCCAGGCCGTGTATCGCGCCGATCCGCT
- a CDS encoding formate--tetrahydrofolate ligase, with protein MTTPSSAAAPGASGINNQHLAPKSDIEISQAAKMRKIVDVARDKLGIAEEHVQPYGHYKGKISLDYIASLEGKPDGKLILVTAITPTPAGEGKTTTTVGLTDGLNHIGKKALCCLREPSLGPCFGVKGGAAGGGYAQVVPMEDINLHFTGDFHAIGAANNLLAALIDNHVYWGNSLALDTRRISWRRVVDMNDRALRSIVSSLGGVSNGFSREDGFDITVASEVMAIFCLASDFADLQKRLGNIVVGQTREKKNIRASELKAAGSMAALLKDAIAPNLVQTLENNPAIIHGGPFANIAHGCNSVIATKSALKLADYVVTEAGFGADLGAEKFFDIKCRKAGLKPDLTVIVATIRALKMHGGVAKEDLKAENLEALEKGFSNLKRHIGNVKKFGVPLLVTVNKFSSDTEAEMALLQKLCGAEGVECVVADNWGSGGAGAADLARAAVKTIEAQPSQFKPLYADELPLAEKVRTVAKELYGASDISFDSSIKARFAELEKEGFGNLPVCIAKTQYSFSTDPNAKGAPSGFVIPIRELRLSAGAEFVVVVCGDIMTMPGLPKTPAANSIEVGTDGRIAGLF; from the coding sequence ATGACGACGCCATCGTCGGCCGCCGCGCCAGGCGCAAGCGGAATCAATAATCAGCATCTTGCGCCCAAATCCGACATCGAGATTTCGCAAGCGGCGAAGATGCGCAAGATTGTCGACGTCGCGCGCGACAAGCTGGGCATCGCGGAAGAGCACGTCCAGCCCTATGGCCACTACAAGGGCAAAATCTCGCTCGACTACATCGCTTCGCTGGAGGGCAAGCCGGACGGCAAGCTCATTCTGGTGACCGCCATCACCCCGACGCCGGCCGGCGAGGGCAAGACCACCACCACGGTCGGCCTCACCGACGGGCTGAACCACATCGGCAAGAAGGCGCTGTGCTGCCTGCGCGAGCCGAGCCTCGGCCCGTGCTTCGGCGTCAAGGGCGGCGCGGCCGGCGGCGGCTACGCCCAGGTGGTGCCGATGGAGGACATCAACCTCCACTTCACCGGCGACTTCCACGCCATCGGCGCGGCCAACAATCTGCTCGCCGCCCTCATCGACAATCATGTCTATTGGGGCAATTCCCTCGCGCTTGACACCCGCCGCATCAGCTGGCGCCGCGTCGTCGACATGAACGACCGCGCGCTGCGCTCGATCGTCTCCTCCCTCGGCGGCGTCTCCAACGGCTTCTCGCGCGAGGACGGCTTCGACATCACCGTCGCGTCGGAAGTCATGGCGATCTTCTGCCTCGCGTCCGACTTCGCAGACCTGCAGAAGCGGCTCGGCAACATCGTCGTCGGTCAGACCCGCGAGAAAAAGAACATCCGCGCCTCCGAGCTGAAGGCCGCGGGTTCGATGGCCGCGCTGCTCAAGGACGCCATCGCGCCCAACCTCGTGCAGACGCTCGAGAACAACCCCGCCATCATCCACGGCGGGCCTTTCGCCAATATCGCGCATGGATGCAACTCCGTGATCGCGACGAAATCCGCGCTCAAGCTCGCCGATTACGTCGTGACCGAAGCCGGCTTCGGCGCGGATCTCGGCGCCGAGAAGTTCTTCGACATCAAGTGCCGCAAGGCGGGGCTCAAGCCCGACCTCACTGTGATCGTCGCGACCATTCGCGCGCTCAAGATGCATGGCGGCGTGGCGAAAGAAGACCTCAAGGCCGAGAATCTCGAAGCGCTGGAGAAGGGTTTCTCCAACCTCAAGCGCCATATCGGCAACGTCAAGAAGTTCGGCGTGCCCCTGCTGGTGACCGTGAACAAATTCTCGTCCGACACCGAGGCGGAGATGGCGCTGCTCCAGAAACTCTGCGGCGCGGAAGGCGTGGAATGCGTCGTCGCCGACAACTGGGGCTCGGGCGGAGCCGGAGCCGCGGATCTGGCGCGGGCGGCGGTCAAGACCATCGAGGCGCAGCCTTCGCAGTTCAAGCCGCTGTACGCCGACGAGCTTCCGCTCGCCGAAAAGGTGCGCACGGTCGCCAAGGAGCTTTACGGCGCCTCCGACATCTCCTTCGACTCGAGCATCAAGGCGCGCTTCGCCGAACTCGAGAAGGAAGGCTTCGGCAATCTGCCGGTCTGCATCGCCAAGACGCAGTACAGCTTCTCCACCGATCCGAACGCCAAGGGCGCTCCGTCGGGTTTCGTCATTCCGATACGCGAATTGCGTCTTTCGGCCGGGGCCGAGTTCGTCGTCGTCGTCTGCGGCGACATCATGACGATGCCCGGCCTGCCGAAAACGCCAGCCGCCAACAGCATCGAGGTCGGGACCGACGGGCGTATCGCCGGCCTGTTCTGA
- a CDS encoding HPr family phosphocarrier protein, with protein MSSQQDQTVAGARLSRDLTIVNRKGLHARATAKFVQCCDRYDASVTVTKDGETVGGSSIMGILTLGAAKGSVISVAAEGAQAGEVLDALAQLVANRFGEDE; from the coding sequence ATGAGTTCCCAACAGGACCAAACGGTCGCCGGCGCGCGCCTCTCCCGTGACCTCACGATCGTCAACCGCAAGGGGTTGCACGCCCGGGCGACCGCCAAATTCGTTCAGTGCTGCGATCGCTACGACGCCAGCGTCACCGTCACCAAGGACGGGGAGACGGTCGGGGGCAGTTCGATCATGGGCATTCTGACATTGGGCGCAGCGAAGGGCTCCGTCATCAGCGTCGCGGCCGAGGGCGCGCAGGCGGGCGAGGTTCTGGATGCGCTCGCGCAGCTGGTCGCCAATCGTTTCGGCGAGGACGAATAG
- a CDS encoding PTS sugar transporter subunit IIA — MIGMVLVTHGHLATEFRAALEHVVGPQKQIASISIGPEDDMERRRLDIIEAVKQSDTGDGVVLLTDMFGGTPSNLAISVMNGANVEVLAGVNLPMLIKLASVREGQTLEQAVLQAQDAGRKYVHVASRILSPRCAEDKKQKIESQK, encoded by the coding sequence ATGATAGGAATGGTCCTGGTGACCCACGGCCACCTCGCCACGGAGTTTCGCGCCGCGCTCGAACACGTGGTCGGTCCGCAAAAGCAGATCGCCTCGATTTCGATCGGGCCCGAGGACGATATGGAGCGTCGACGTCTCGACATCATCGAGGCCGTCAAGCAATCCGACACAGGCGACGGGGTCGTGCTTTTGACCGACATGTTCGGCGGAACCCCGTCGAATCTGGCGATCTCGGTCATGAACGGCGCCAATGTCGAGGTTCTGGCGGGCGTGAACTTGCCGATGCTGATAAAACTCGCTTCGGTTCGCGAGGGGCAAACCCTCGAGCAGGCGGTTCTGCAAGCGCAGGACGCCGGGCGCAAATATGTCCATGTGGCGAGCAGAATTCTTTCTCCCCGTTGCGCCGAGGACAAAAAACAAAAGATCGAATCGCAAAAATAA
- a CDS encoding HPr kinase/phosphorylase, giving the protein MIERPPTFIHANALLIGETGLLLRGVPGSGKSALTLRLVEWAASRGFFARLIGDDRVAVENRSGRLIARPHPAVAGLIEMRGRGLVSVAFEPAGAILGVVDLEPPSGESHPRYPSPEADLTQICGVSLPRCAAAIRDAAVLEKMLHFIRNLSLK; this is encoded by the coding sequence ATGATCGAGCGGCCGCCGACCTTCATCCACGCCAATGCGCTCCTCATCGGCGAGACCGGCCTCCTCCTGCGCGGCGTCCCGGGCTCAGGCAAAAGCGCCTTGACCCTGCGCCTCGTCGAGTGGGCCGCCTCGCGAGGCTTTTTCGCCAGATTGATCGGAGACGACCGGGTGGCGGTCGAAAATCGCAGCGGGCGGTTGATCGCACGTCCCCATCCCGCCGTCGCCGGCCTGATCGAAATGCGCGGGCGCGGTCTGGTTTCAGTCGCCTTCGAACCCGCAGGGGCGATTCTCGGCGTCGTCGACCTCGAGCCGCCCTCGGGCGAGAGCCATCCTCGATATCCGTCGCCGGAAGCGGATCTGACACAAATTTGCGGCGTGAGCCTTCCACGCTGCGCCGCCGCGATCCGCGACGCCGCCGTACTGGAAAAAATGCTTCATTTTATTCGGAACTTAAGCCTAAAATAG
- a CDS encoding stimulus-sensing domain-containing protein, with amino-acid sequence MSVEAQQRAQSVSPVRQSRAGRVASVRVMRLLRTAQARLSSSLTRRIVVLNLGGLVALLGGFLYLNQFREGLIDARVQSLQTQGEIIAAAVAASATIDTDAITIDPEKLLKLAPGESFSAADGSQPPLEFSLNPERVGPLLRRLASPTRTRARIYDRDGSLLLDSRSVSGRSNILRFDLPPAGAGHGGWDEATLFEQAANALRRWSRRPDLPLYEDIGMANGKAYPEVATALGGTAQSIVRVNAKGETIISVGVPVQRFRSVRGALLLSTLGGDIDAIIATERWAIIRIFLVSAGVMLLLSLLFAGTIAEPMRRLAEAAERVRRGVRSRQEIPDFSDRQDEIGHLSGALRDMTRALYSRIEAIEHFAADVAHELKNPLTSLRSAVETLPIAKTDSARERLLEIIKHDVGRLDRLITDISDASRLDAELARADMGSVDISSVLDTVVDMAQGVARDDRVTVTLVKQTVAGEALRRRWRVFGHDSRLAQVFDNLIANARSFSSPGDVVRVTLRPETGIDISGQLREGYEILVDDDGPGIPQGAFERVFERFYTDRPQQGFGQNSGLGLSISRQIVEAHGGRVRALNRTLSAPEGTDEPPHCDAGSGEAAQGDAVLGARFVVWLPAER; translated from the coding sequence ATGAGCGTCGAGGCGCAGCAACGGGCGCAGTCGGTCTCGCCGGTTCGGCAGAGCCGGGCAGGGCGCGTCGCGTCGGTGCGCGTGATGCGGCTGTTGCGCACGGCCCAGGCGCGGCTGTCGTCTTCGCTCACGCGCCGCATCGTCGTGCTCAACCTCGGCGGCCTCGTCGCGCTTCTCGGCGGTTTTCTCTATCTCAACCAGTTTCGCGAAGGCCTCATCGACGCCCGCGTCCAAAGCCTGCAGACCCAGGGCGAGATCATCGCCGCGGCGGTGGCGGCCTCGGCCACCATAGACACCGACGCCATCACGATAGACCCGGAAAAGCTGCTCAAGCTCGCGCCCGGCGAAAGCTTCAGCGCCGCCGACGGAAGCCAGCCTCCGCTCGAATTTTCTCTCAACCCCGAAAGGGTCGGGCCTTTGCTGCGCCGGCTGGCGTCGCCGACGCGCACGCGCGCCCGCATCTACGACCGGGACGGTTCGCTTCTGCTGGATTCTCGCTCGGTTTCGGGACGCTCGAACATCCTCCGCTTCGATCTGCCGCCCGCCGGAGCCGGGCATGGCGGGTGGGACGAAGCCACGCTTTTCGAGCAGGCGGCCAACGCCTTGAGGCGCTGGTCGCGCAGGCCCGACCTGCCGCTCTACGAAGACATCGGGATGGCCAACGGCAAGGCCTATCCCGAGGTGGCGACGGCGCTCGGCGGTACGGCGCAATCCATCGTGCGCGTCAACGCCAAGGGAGAGACCATAATCTCCGTCGGGGTGCCGGTGCAGCGCTTCCGCTCCGTGCGGGGCGCCCTTCTGCTCTCCACATTAGGGGGAGACATCGACGCGATAATCGCGACCGAGCGCTGGGCCATCATCCGCATTTTTCTGGTGTCGGCGGGCGTGATGCTCCTGCTCTCGCTGCTGTTCGCGGGGACCATCGCCGAGCCGATGCGCAGGCTGGCCGAAGCCGCCGAGCGCGTGCGCCGCGGCGTGAGATCGCGCCAGGAAATTCCCGATTTTTCCGATCGCCAGGATGAGATCGGCCATCTCTCCGGCGCGCTGAGGGACATGACCAGGGCGCTGTACAGCCGGATCGAGGCGATCGAGCATTTCGCCGCCGATGTCGCGCATGAGCTGAAAAACCCGCTGACCTCGCTGCGTAGCGCGGTGGAGACGCTGCCGATCGCGAAGACGGACAGCGCGCGGGAGCGGCTGCTGGAAATCATCAAGCACGACGTCGGCCGGCTGGATCGCCTCATCACCGATATTTCTGACGCCTCGCGCCTGGACGCCGAACTCGCGCGCGCGGACATGGGAAGCGTGGATATTTCTTCCGTGCTCGACACCGTCGTCGACATGGCGCAGGGCGTCGCCCGCGACGACCGCGTAACCGTGACCCTCGTGAAACAGACCGTCGCCGGCGAGGCTCTGCGGCGGCGCTGGCGCGTGTTCGGGCATGATTCTCGTCTGGCTCAGGTGTTCGACAATCTCATCGCCAATGCGCGGTCGTTTTCTTCTCCCGGCGATGTGGTGCGGGTGACTCTGCGGCCCGAAACCGGGATCGATATTTCGGGCCAGCTGCGGGAAGGATATGAGATTCTGGTCGACGACGACGGTCCGGGAATTCCCCAGGGGGCCTTCGAGCGGGTGTTCGAGCGCTTCTACACCGATCGCCCCCAGCAGGGATTCGGCCAGAATTCGGGTCTCGGCCTGTCGATCTCCCGCCAGATCGTCGAGGCCCATGGCGGACGCGTCCGCGCTCTCAACCGCACTCTTTCGGCCCCCGAGGGCACGGACGAGCCGCCGCATTGCGACGCCGGCTCGGGGGAGGCGGCGCAGGGCGACGCCGTGCTCGGAGCCCGTTTCGTCGTGTGGCTGCCCGCGGAGCGATGA
- a CDS encoding response regulator transcription factor, whose product MPTIALVDDDRNILTSVSIALEGEGYRVQTYTDGAAALDGLRANPPDLAIFDIKMPRMDGMELLRRLRQKSDLPVIFLTSKDEEIDELFGLKMGADDFIHKPFSQRLLVERVKAILRRANPKEAAAQKESEAKILERGALTMDPERHACTWRGDPVTLTVTEFLILQALAQRPGVVKSRNALMDAAYDDQVYVDDRTIDSHIKRLRKKFKVVDDEFEMIETLYGVGYRFKEG is encoded by the coding sequence ATGCCGACCATCGCTCTCGTCGACGACGATCGCAACATTCTGACCTCCGTGTCGATCGCCCTTGAAGGAGAAGGCTATCGCGTCCAGACCTATACGGACGGCGCCGCCGCGCTCGACGGCCTGCGCGCCAATCCGCCGGATCTCGCGATTTTCGACATCAAGATGCCGCGCATGGACGGCATGGAGCTCTTGCGGCGCCTGCGGCAGAAATCCGATCTTCCGGTGATCTTCCTCACCTCCAAGGACGAGGAAATCGACGAATTGTTCGGGTTGAAGATGGGCGCGGACGATTTCATCCACAAGCCGTTTTCACAGCGGCTTCTGGTCGAGCGCGTGAAGGCGATCCTGCGTCGCGCCAACCCCAAAGAGGCCGCGGCGCAGAAAGAGTCCGAAGCCAAGATCCTGGAGCGGGGAGCCCTGACGATGGACCCCGAACGCCACGCCTGCACCTGGCGCGGAGACCCCGTGACCCTCACGGTAACCGAGTTTCTGATTCTCCAGGCGCTCGCCCAGCGCCCGGGGGTCGTCAAAAGCCGCAACGCCCTGATGGACGCCGCCTATGACGATCAGGTCTATGTCGACGACCGCACCATCGACAGCCACATCAAGCGGCTGCGCAAGAAGTTCAAGGTCGTGGACGACGAATTCGAGATGATCGAGACGCTTTACGGCGTCGGCTATCGTTTCAAGGAGGGCTGA
- a CDS encoding HugZ family protein, whose amino-acid sequence MSNAEDAPRPGPGQDPSFDPAGEAKRLLRAIRTAALGTLNEDGAPFVTLTAVATDHDGSPILLMSRLAAHTRNLERDPRLSLLLPEIGGGDPLAHPRLTLIATAERSAEPSLKARYLRRNPKAALYADFPDFSFWRTRVLKVHLNGGFARAADFGPQALLTPLDDAQGLIAAEEETLARLDAECAEALALLAKKAGGAGKTRWRASGLDPEGLDLCAGDACARVVFPERVTTPESLRATLAAMTKNAAGEA is encoded by the coding sequence ATGTCGAATGCAGAAGATGCGCCCCGGCCCGGGCCGGGGCAAGACCCGTCTTTCGATCCCGCCGGCGAGGCGAAGCGCCTGCTGCGGGCCATCAGAACGGCGGCGCTGGGCACGTTGAACGAGGACGGCGCGCCTTTCGTGACCCTGACCGCGGTCGCCACCGACCACGACGGCAGTCCGATCCTGCTGATGTCGCGCCTTGCGGCGCATACCCGGAACCTCGAAAGAGATCCCCGCCTCTCGCTTCTCCTGCCTGAAATCGGAGGAGGCGATCCTCTCGCGCATCCGCGCCTCACCTTGATCGCAACGGCGGAGCGCAGCGCGGAGCCGTCGCTGAAGGCGCGCTATTTGAGGCGCAACCCCAAGGCCGCCCTCTATGCCGATTTCCCCGATTTTTCGTTCTGGCGGACCAGGGTCCTGAAGGTTCATCTCAACGGGGGGTTCGCACGCGCCGCCGATTTCGGGCCTCAGGCCTTGCTCACGCCGCTCGACGACGCGCAAGGCCTGATCGCGGCCGAAGAAGAGACGCTCGCCCGGCTCGACGCCGAATGCGCCGAAGCGCTCGCCCTGCTGGCGAAGAAAGCGGGCGGCGCGGGAAAAACGCGCTGGCGCGCCAGCGGACTCGATCCGGAAGGTCTGGACCTCTGCGCCGGCGACGCCTGCGCCCGCGTGGTTTTTCCCGAGCGCGTCACGACGCCCGAGAGCCTGCGCGCGACGCTCGCGGCGATGACGAAAAACGCCGCCGGGGAAGCCTAG
- a CDS encoding YdcH family protein — translation MSHVAHELHDEFPQKAEAIKQLKIENAHFAKIAEAYHELNRAIHRMESEVEPVADETLEGLKRQRLTLKDEIAKFLA, via the coding sequence ATGAGCCACGTCGCGCATGAGCTGCATGATGAATTTCCTCAAAAGGCCGAGGCGATCAAGCAGTTGAAGATCGAAAACGCGCATTTCGCCAAGATCGCCGAGGCCTATCACGAGCTCAATCGCGCCATTCACCGCATGGAGAGCGAGGTCGAGCCGGTCGCGGACGAGACGCTCGAAGGACTGAAGAGGCAGAGGCTCACGCTGAAGGACGAAATCGCGAAGTTCCTCGCCTGA
- a CDS encoding CYTH and CHAD domain-containing protein: MKADDQEIELKFRTTPAGLRAASDSPLIASAEPQGRSKTLSSIYFDTQDLALSKRRISLRIRRCGRSPLVMTLKRRPGKPHGPFSREEIEIAVTAATPRIDLFDPEIAQYLTRILDSRPLEPQFETRVRRKTRMVRVNSSVIEAAFDHGFALVQERRLKINELELELKSGSPLDLYSLGANLAAALPLRLEVASKAQAAFAFARSGTPTPVKAAPIRFAGDAALDDGFAAILFNALEHFLGNWSALRDGRHPEAIHQMRVALRRMRSALGIVKILAPNPEVEILRARAREIATALGPARQCDVLQELIENGPKTRAGADGDFSGLEAILKKRSSQAYAQAIVLIDAPATTIFGIEAQSCVARRAWREGAAEDALAALDRPGKAFAASTLDRLHRRVRKKGANLAELPDAERHQVRVALKKLRYAAEFFGPYFRDERSMKEFERAAAELQEVLGAHNDVAEASSFLDALDPEAARRNARAAGLMIGWYARDEAFEERRLAKAWKAFRHAGQFWR, encoded by the coding sequence ATGAAAGCGGACGATCAGGAGATCGAATTAAAATTTCGCACCACGCCGGCAGGCCTGCGTGCGGCGTCGGACTCCCCGCTGATCGCCTCGGCTGAACCGCAAGGCAGATCAAAGACCCTTTCCTCGATCTATTTCGACACGCAGGACCTCGCGCTTTCAAAACGCAGGATTTCGCTGCGCATCCGCCGCTGCGGGCGCAGTCCCCTGGTCATGACGCTGAAGCGCAGGCCCGGCAAGCCGCATGGCCCGTTCTCGCGCGAAGAGATCGAGATCGCGGTCACCGCCGCCACGCCTCGGATCGATTTGTTCGACCCCGAAATCGCGCAATATCTCACGCGGATTCTCGACAGCCGGCCGCTCGAGCCGCAGTTCGAAACTCGGGTGCGCCGAAAGACGCGCATGGTGCGGGTCAACAGCTCCGTGATCGAGGCCGCCTTCGATCACGGCTTCGCCCTGGTCCAGGAACGGCGCCTGAAGATCAACGAGCTCGAACTGGAGCTGAAATCGGGTTCGCCGCTCGACCTCTACAGCCTCGGAGCCAATCTCGCCGCCGCCCTGCCGCTGCGCCTCGAAGTGGCGAGCAAGGCCCAGGCTGCCTTCGCCTTCGCCCGCAGCGGGACTCCGACGCCGGTCAAGGCCGCGCCGATCCGCTTTGCCGGCGACGCCGCGCTCGATGACGGCTTCGCCGCGATCCTGTTCAACGCGCTCGAACATTTCCTCGGCAACTGGTCGGCCTTGCGCGACGGGCGGCACCCCGAGGCGATCCACCAGATGCGGGTGGCGTTGCGGCGGATGCGCTCGGCTCTCGGGATCGTGAAGATCCTCGCCCCAAATCCGGAAGTCGAGATCCTGCGCGCCCGCGCCCGTGAGATAGCTACGGCTCTGGGACCGGCGCGACAATGCGACGTGCTTCAGGAGCTGATCGAAAACGGACCCAAGACGCGGGCGGGCGCCGACGGCGATTTTTCGGGGCTGGAGGCCATTCTCAAGAAGCGCTCGAGCCAGGCCTACGCCCAGGCGATCGTCCTGATCGACGCGCCCGCGACCACCATCTTCGGCATCGAGGCGCAATCCTGCGTCGCCCGGCGAGCCTGGCGCGAAGGCGCGGCCGAGGACGCGCTCGCCGCCCTCGATCGCCCGGGCAAGGCCTTCGCCGCATCGACGCTCGACCGCCTGCATCGCCGGGTGCGCAAGAAAGGCGCAAACCTCGCCGAGCTGCCGGATGCGGAGCGGCACCAGGTCAGGGTCGCGCTGAAAAAACTGCGCTACGCCGCAGAGTTCTTCGGCCCCTATTTTCGCGACGAACGCAGCATGAAGGAATTCGAGCGGGCGGCCGCCGAGCTTCAGGAAGTGCTGGGCGCGCACAACGACGTGGCCGAAGCCAGCTCGTTTCTGGACGCCCTCGATCCCGAGGCCGCCCGGCGAAACGCGCGGGCGGCGGGCCTGATGATCGGCTGGTACGCCCGCGACGAGGCCTTCGAGGAGCGACGCCTCGCCAAGGCCTGGAAGGCGTTCCGCCATGCGGGGCAGTTCTGGCGCTGA